Proteins co-encoded in one Hyla sarda isolate aHylSar1 chromosome 4, aHylSar1.hap1, whole genome shotgun sequence genomic window:
- the LOC130367109 gene encoding protein spinster homolog 1-like, whose protein sequence is MASPQDPLLKEEEEAMEDHSDMDVEKGDIPERQNLPSLSVMSTARSIITVVILAFVNLLIYANRSSVAGVLPYIQKAYDTNASLSGLLNTLFIGSYVLVAPIAGYLGDHCNKKYTVCAGVVIWLSMTLTLSFIPDGYFLLFLLTSGLVGAGEATFCTIAPSIIADLFTSDQRTRMLNVFYSVIPVGCGPGYIIGPKVTDAARGDWHWAFRVTPGLGLIAVALMILVTKELPRTTTNGKKNNKSQKFAKWATDLKKLFKNRSFMLTTMGSTAVSFIVGAIGVWGPSYLTHARTLLQEKDPCRAEPCDYHDILIFGVVTVVSGILGVVAGTEISKRYRKSNPRADPLVCGCAMMLSAPFLLLALTFGNISLVATNIFIFIGETLLSVNFTLISDIILKVVTPWRRSSALAMQMTIYHLLGDAGSPYLIGLISDTYERGYAKSPLLKYRSLEYALMTCTIMAVIGGAFFMATALFIERDEKEAEMESEPPSSSSSSLLPADEDRASD, encoded by the coding sequence atggcctctccacaagacccattgctgaaggaggaggaagaagcaatggaggaccatagtgatatggatgtagaaaagggcgatatccctgagaggcagaacctgccatctctaagcgtgatgtccaccgcacgttccatcatcaccgtagtgatcctcgcctttgttaatttgctcatctatgcaaatcgctccagcgtggcgggggtgctgccttatatacagaaagcatatgacaccaatgctagtctgtccggcttattgaatacattgttcattggaagctacgtgctggtcgcaccaattgccggatatttgggcgaccactgtaataagaaatatactgtttgcgcaggagtcgtcatttggctgagcatgacacttaccttgtcattcatccctgacgggtacttcctgctcttcctgctgacgagtggactggttggagccggagaggcgactttctgcaccatcgccccctccatcattgcagacctttttacaagtgaccagcggacccgcatgctgaacgtgttttactccgtcatacctgtaggctgcggaccgggatacatcatcgggcccaaagtgactgatgcagcaaggggcgattggcactgggcatttcgggtcacccctggcctgggcctcatagctgtggctttgatgattttggtcacaaaggagcttccaagaacgactacaaacgggaagaagaacaacaaatcccagaagtttgccaaatgggcgacagatctgaaaaaactatttaaaaatcgaagcttcatgttaaccaccatgggatcgacggctgtatccttcatagtgggagccataggtgtatggggtccgtcatacctgacccacgcacgaacactcctacaagagaaggacccttgccgtgctgaaccgtgtgactatcacgacatcctaatatttggtgtggttacagtcgtttccggcattctgggagttgtagcagggacggagataagtaaaagatatcgcaaatccaacccacgggcggacccgcttgtgtgtggatgcgcgatgatgctctccgccccttttcttctgttggcattgacttttggcaacatcagccttgttgccaccaacatcttcatcttcatcggagagacgcttctgtcagtaaatttcaccctcatatctgacattatactaaaagtagtaactccgtggaggagatcttcagccctggccatgcagatgacaatctatcacctactaggtgacgccggcagcccgtacctcatcggcctgatatctgacacctacgaacgaggatatgccaaatcccctcttctgaaataccgcagcctggagtatgctctcatgacctgcaccataatggcagtcatcggaggggccttcttcatggccacggccctatttatagagagggacgaaaaagaagcagagatggaatcagaacctccgtcatcctcctcctcctcactgcttcctgccgatgaggaccgcgcttcagactga